In Saccopteryx leptura isolate mSacLep1 chromosome 12, mSacLep1_pri_phased_curated, whole genome shotgun sequence, a genomic segment contains:
- the HNRNPA2B1 gene encoding heterogeneous nuclear ribonucleoproteins A2/B1 isoform X1, whose protein sequence is MEREKEQFRKLFIGGLSFETTEESLRNYYEQWGKLTDCVVMRDPASKRSRGFGFVTFSSMAEVDAAMAARPHSIDGRVVEPKRAVAREESGKPGAHVTVKKLFVGGIKEDTEEHHLRNYFEEYGKIDTIEIITDRQSGKKRGFGFVTFDDHDPVDKIVLQKYHTINGHNAEVRKALSRQEMQEVQSSRSGRGGNFGFGDSRGGGGNFGPGPGSNFRGGSDGYGSGRGFGDGYNGYGGGPGGGNFGGSPGYGGGRGGYGGGGPGYGNQGGGYGGGYDNYGGGNYGSGNYNDFGNYNQQPSNYGPMKSGNFGGSRNMGGPYGGGNYGPGGSGGSGGYGGRSRY, encoded by the exons ATGGAG AGAGAAAAGGAACAGTTCCGTAAGCTCTTTATTGGTGGCTTGAGCTTTGAAACCACAGAAGAAAGTTTGAGGAACTATTACGAGCAATGGGGGAAACTTACGGACTGCGTG GTAATGAGAGATCCTGCAAGCAAAAGATCAAGAGGATTTGGTTTCGTGACTTTTTCATCCATGGCTGAGGTCGATGCCGCCATGGCAGCAAGACCTCATTCAATTGATGGGAGAGTGGTTGAGCCAAAACGTGCTGTTGCGAGAGAG GAATCTGGAAAGCCCGGCGCTCATGTaactgtgaagaagctttttgtTGGTGGGATTAAAGAAGATACTGAGGAACATCATCTTAGAAACTACTTTGAGGAATATGGAAAAATTGATACCATTGAGATAATTACTGATAGGCAGTCTGGAAAGAAAAGAGGCTTTGGATTTGTTACTTTTGATGACCATGATCCTGTGGATAAGATTGTGT TGCAGAAATACCATACAATCAATGGCCACAATGCCGAAGTAAGAAAGGCTTTGTCTAGACAAGAAATGCAGGAAGTTCAAAGTTCTAGAAGTGGAAGAGGAG GCAACTTCGGGTTTGGAGATTCTCGTGGTGGTGGAGGAAATTTTGGACCAGGACCGGGAAGTAACTTTAGAGGAGGATCTG ATGGCTATGGAAGTGGTCGTGGATTTGGAGATGGCTATAATGGGTACGGAGGAGGACCTGGAG GTGGCAATTTTGGAGGTAGCCCTGGttatggaggaggaagaggaggatatGGTGGTGGAGGACCTGGATATGGCAACCAGGGTGGGGGCTACGGAGGTGGTTATGACAACTATGGAGGAG GAAATTATGGGAGTGGAAATTATAATGATTTTGGAAATTATAACCAGCAACCTTCTAACTATGGTCCAATGAAGAGTGGAAATTTTGGTGGTAGCAGGAACATGGGGGGACCATATGGTGGAG GCAACTATGGTCctggaggaagtggaggaagtgGGGGTTATGGAGGGAGAAGCCGATACTGA
- the HNRNPA2B1 gene encoding heterogeneous nuclear ribonucleoproteins A2/B1 isoform X2, which translates to MEREKEQFRKLFIGGLSFETTEESLRNYYEQWGKLTDCVVMRDPASKRSRGFGFVTFSSMAEVDAAMAARPHSIDGRVVEPKRAVAREESGKPGAHVTVKKLFVGGIKEDTEEHHLRNYFEEYGKIDTIEIITDRQSGKKRGFGFVTFDDHDPVDKIVLQKYHTINGHNAEVRKALSRQEMQEVQSSRSGRGGNFGFGDSRGGGGNFGPGPGSNFRGGSDGYGSGRGFGDGYNGYGGGPGGNYGSGNYNDFGNYNQQPSNYGPMKSGNFGGSRNMGGPYGGGNYGPGGSGGSGGYGGRSRY; encoded by the exons ATGGAG AGAGAAAAGGAACAGTTCCGTAAGCTCTTTATTGGTGGCTTGAGCTTTGAAACCACAGAAGAAAGTTTGAGGAACTATTACGAGCAATGGGGGAAACTTACGGACTGCGTG GTAATGAGAGATCCTGCAAGCAAAAGATCAAGAGGATTTGGTTTCGTGACTTTTTCATCCATGGCTGAGGTCGATGCCGCCATGGCAGCAAGACCTCATTCAATTGATGGGAGAGTGGTTGAGCCAAAACGTGCTGTTGCGAGAGAG GAATCTGGAAAGCCCGGCGCTCATGTaactgtgaagaagctttttgtTGGTGGGATTAAAGAAGATACTGAGGAACATCATCTTAGAAACTACTTTGAGGAATATGGAAAAATTGATACCATTGAGATAATTACTGATAGGCAGTCTGGAAAGAAAAGAGGCTTTGGATTTGTTACTTTTGATGACCATGATCCTGTGGATAAGATTGTGT TGCAGAAATACCATACAATCAATGGCCACAATGCCGAAGTAAGAAAGGCTTTGTCTAGACAAGAAATGCAGGAAGTTCAAAGTTCTAGAAGTGGAAGAGGAG GCAACTTCGGGTTTGGAGATTCTCGTGGTGGTGGAGGAAATTTTGGACCAGGACCGGGAAGTAACTTTAGAGGAGGATCTG ATGGCTATGGAAGTGGTCGTGGATTTGGAGATGGCTATAATGGGTACGGAGGAGGACCTGGAG GAAATTATGGGAGTGGAAATTATAATGATTTTGGAAATTATAACCAGCAACCTTCTAACTATGGTCCAATGAAGAGTGGAAATTTTGGTGGTAGCAGGAACATGGGGGGACCATATGGTGGAG GCAACTATGGTCctggaggaagtggaggaagtgGGGGTTATGGAGGGAGAAGCCGATACTGA